Genomic window (Nilaparvata lugens isolate BPH chromosome 7, ASM1435652v1, whole genome shotgun sequence):
TGTAGAATATTTACATCAACAAAAATAGTACTTACGTCAATGATTCTTGTCAACACTACTTGGTCCTTGATGATCAGGCTGGTATTGAGCTCTTTTTAGAGCTACTTTGGAGTTTATCTCAGGAAGTACTGGATCCCCCAGCTGCAGGTTGCTGGTTTTCATGGTGAAGGGAAAAACTGCCAACCAGGGGAAACCTAGCACACGTGATGACTGAGTGACTCCGTCCCTGGAAGTAGCCTGGTTTATAAGTGTATGGCTGAGTGAAGGCCTCAGACTATGGGGAGTTCATAGTTCGACCATTGTCAACTGGACTCTCCGTCTCTGGGAGTAGCTGGGCACAGTGAATATTCTCTGGTGGAGTTGCGGGGTAATCCAGTGAGAGACCAGATTTTGGGATTCAGGGTACCCCCGTCTCTGCAAGTAGCAGGCATGTGAAATTGCCGCTAACATTGGGAACCACAAGCATTTTCCTTGGCCTGAGTTAGAGGATAACTCGTTCGGGCCCCGACCAGGCCCACGAACCGCCGGAACTGCCTAGTGCCCCGACCAAGGGTAAACGGTCAATTGGGGTGTTTCCACTGCAATGCAGGCTAAACTCCTCTGACATAATTGCCTACCGACTTGGCAGTGCCATTGGGTAGTGACGTTCACGTATGGTGTCGACTGTCGACATCATGGACGAAACCCTGTCAACACTACTTGTTCACATTACACCTACTTTATACCATTCCCGAACATGTCAGTACAGGGGTAAGAAATTATGAAGGTCCTCAACAACGAAATTCCACTGATTGAAATTTggtatcaataataaaataatttctcattAGTAGTCAGGTAGATTCAAtgcataattttaaaaattcgcTTACTAGGGTCTAAACCCCGAATACCTAGGGCGGAGGGGGGTTGCGTTGATCTAAAGACCTATAGGCTATTCTATTTTATCTAGTTCTTATCACCaaccaacccccccccccacccaaCAATATCCCTGGCTATGCCCCTGCTTGTGATGTAttctaattaattatttaactcATTGTATTTGCGTCTACATCACTCAATAAAAAGTAGAATTCCCTGAATCACGATAATATACctattataattcaaattctcaaAATTATTCCTGTTTGATTTGTTTTCAGAGGGCATGGAACTTACTTTGACAAGAATGCAACAACTCTCAAAGCATCTGTGTCCGGTGTCTTGGAACGTGTGAACCAGTTAATTCTAGTCAAGCCTCTGAAATCACGCTACAATGGAGAAGTGGGTGATGTGGTTGTTGGTAGAATAATGGAGGTGCAGAAAAAACGTTGGAAAGTAGACACTAATTCACGATTAGATGCAATACTCCAACTCTCGTCTGTCAATCTGCCGGGAGGAGAACTGGTGAGTCTTATTCTTACTTGgaattttgttagttaattgtAAGATAAGTATCTCTAATCAAACAATGTATATTCCTTATAGTTGAATAGCCTAGAATTAGCTGCTAATCACAGAAAGTGAATTACGGGATAGAATAACcgtaatctatattatatagatttccaataattttctgttttatcattgttgaataaatataaaaaaagaaatagacTTGTTAAAGTCTTAGACAATCAGTCTAGTCAACAAAACATAACAGAAAAtacttttgaaacaaaattgtCAACATTGCAGCTCTGATAGGTTCATTATCTGTTTggtaaaaatatcaaaacttATAACCCATACCTCTTGTACTAAGAGGTATCAAATGTTACTTATTTTTTTGGAAGCTGAGGGTCGTACCAATATGACCACATGACCATCCCATTCTAAATCATTAAAGCTGAATAACTTCCTTTTGTGATAAAacttaaattatcaattagtttatagtttattatttgatgattgTGTAGCAAAAAAATCGTACTTGGAAGTGAATTTCTCTTGCAGGGTTGCATGAAATTTCAGTCTCGGTTAGGGTCTCGACTGGAAATATCATGTTCGCCCTGCAAACGGCCACTTACCGGCCACGTGTCTTGAATAGCTATGACTGCATGCTCAGTACTTTTTTTTACTTTTCTGCTCGCtaaaactaagaaattatcatTCTTGTCTATGATCAGCTGGTTCTAGCAGGGCCTCCTATATAGGAAGGTAGTATATTGGAAGTCCTGGTTCTAGCCATAATGTAATATAATAGTCAACTAAGTCCCATTATTGCTAAGGTTCGTATCCTTAACAATGGCGACAATATGTTATGTATTATTGTATCTATTGTTTTGTAGTCCCATACTCTGTAGCTGTAGAAAAATTGTTATGCAACTCGAAAATTTCTGTATTGCTTTCGCAAAATTATCGCGCTCAACAGTTCAACTCAAGTACAGTAAATAGTCAAGTTCAACTTGTGATAACTGTTTTTCTCAAGTAGTAAAGTTGCGTTtcacgctcttaatacataaatagctattatgaagtttattattgtatattatttttcctccacctactgtctaaagtacttactttactccctgaaacctaatactaaagtgtcactttttcgctctcggtagtaaaaaacaaaaaactccctagggagtaaaagtgactccatttaaataagatggggagcatctctattttgaaacttacattgtaataggttagaaggtctaagctcagatgagaaagcataatagaggtgtatgtcattgagtcaactaaattcaataccacaacaagaaatttgatcaactcatgaaatatatgtttgtatgataattattatattcttaatattagtagacgataaaaatttatacaatttttaaaatattttattctattcaaaataccagccaacaaatatttttgatctgcaattcaaatctgaaccgcgtgatctgtaGTCAGCCATTTTTAGTCATCTGTAGTCATCAGCTACATGtagtagctgctcagctgatataattgttacaacttttgctgatagatagcgcaatcagcattgccaatcagacgaccggtttttaggttttagatttaggttatgtagttaggaatcattgtcaccaatatgtgagttattagaatgattttatttgcagtttctataaaaaaaatgtagatggagaaaaaatgttgtgtacatcacgagcgaaaaatactttttctccctcaggaaaattgctgccctcggcttcaccTCGGGCTTcgaactttttcccacagggagaaaaagtcgtacttttcactctagatatacaaataactatttcctccacctactgtctaaagagcctactttactccctgaaaaataatactaaagtgtcactttttcgctctagggagtttttctgttttttcctcccgagagggatgtaaattgtaaaagtaactccatttaaataacatgtaaagcatctctattttaaaaacttacatttgaaataggttagaaggtctaagctcagatgaaaaagcatatagagtagtcattaaactaACTAatttcaatacctcaaccagacatttgatcaatatatgaaatatatgtttcatgctaaaattatcacaaacttcatatcagtataccataaaaatgtataaatatttttttttaattccatgttattcaaaataccagccaacggaTCCTCATTAagtaatcaaatttgaaatgggaacttcatcatagttgtagtcgagtcggccattgttgttacaacttttgctgaCAGATAGCGCATAGTGCTGTCGGCGGTGAActgtgtgattacaagccagctgtttaatttttaggttatgttgtaacacattttaCTGGTTaagtaagtttttaaaaattattttatttgcagtttttataaaaatgtaggtggaggaaaaatgttgtgtacatcatgagtaaaaaatgttttttctccctcaggaaaactGTTGTCcttgggcttcaaacttttccctcagagagaaaaaacagtacttttcactctagatatacaaataactatatctcTCAATTCATATACTTTTCATAATATATGCCTTACAatagctttcaaggtttagagttctgcatacaggaataatttaggagaggattttttgtatcagtttctttcatgatactgtgactgttattctgaattcaaagttgcgaacgtgaacatggatggcaattacctccaggtaatgtggtagtgttgaagtttgagttacatggtcagcaataggcgttggcattgtcattggtgTATGCATTGGTGTCagcattggcgttggcattgtcgtaggcattggcatcaacattggcgcaggcattggcatcggcattGTCGTAGGCATTGGCTTCGACATTGGCACAGacattggtgtagacatcagtgtagatatcGGCGTAgctattggtgtagatattggcgttggcattggtgtaggcatcagcatagatattggtgtagatattcaattaatgagtcacactagttcgaaaatcacccaaatgttcttaacactcttcatggtgTACACTTGTtgttgatttcgagattcacgtgataattattttgatgttaatgtccatgctgtacctgttattttaaaatgcttataaactaaaaagaaaattttgattagactaccaatacaatctaatacacatgaaaattatttccaagtatataatcaatataaaaaattaaatttattgttaacattttattatacagtcagcaatacataaattgtgaaatttcctcaaactctatagagatatcaattacaaaattttaataaaaaataatttcatttccatttattcactgttcaaataacaaaatttaatccattcttcaaaatttagaacataaacaaatacatgttacataaatttcataacaccctgtatcattatcaaaattgtaaaaaacatcagatcatcacaacaaaaataatttcaatacatactTCAATAaattcagacaattggtcttctattcacaatcatttcataatatatctgcatttcattatcattcagtataacatttcaattatagCATTTcccatttatgatttatcattcagggtttcaaaattatttatgtagacaaatttataaattttcatttaattttttgttcaaatattgtataaaaagcaaaatatttaatattattaatcatcctttatcggatactatagtttatttcgacttttcaatgttctaaacacaaactacatttcatgacaaaactttactatcaatcattaaacaagaaatcattcaaaacattaataatattttgcttcaaaggcaatcaatattcataagtaatcatctgcatctatggcaatcaacataagtaatcaacacaaaaaatattatctcattactgcctctctaagtcataacctctggtcatttcttctttaggcaataatggttttccatctcaaaaaacaatcacataccagcaaaattctaatcaacaaaccccactaaaaattctacatacactccagcatccatttcaaacgataatcaatcatatcaaaatttatagaacaaacagttttttttaaatttagaaaaagacatcaattacaaaaactttagagaaattttaacctttaactcatttcaattaataatatgacaagacgtttttatttcatgaaaacattattattcaagttaactttcatttatattgaacatctcatatatatggcgacacaattcattaatactttcaaattttgaagttttattgttataacaaaagaatttatacataagattaaatttcagcatgttctaaattgaaccatttattttttaaataatttcagaatttgaagactgtataacaagtacaaaccatttcaagattacaatacaaagacgatcaagatggataaagggtaaataagttccctaaaaaatacaaataagagacaaagaaaactgggtaaataaatttcctaaataatacaaggaagagaaagattaattagagcctatcctacatgtcagtactaaactttcataaggaagtatatttaataaaatatactactatggaattttttagattccaagtatgactctaatttgttataactgtgagctatcactcccacagaaacaactggtgaaggaaaaatattttgactattgtgactgggtggagagttcctagatgtctgtaaggcaatgtgatagcagactctagtatcggaccacaaaaacataagtatgcaaaagtttttacaaacatttgatgttgcagtcttaaggtttACAATTAGGTCAGATAATCTagtccagccatatgtggttcacgcccacacctctaaaagaatcacacctacttgtctaccaaaaatccaaagtattggacagcaaaaaaaaaatataaaatgcaaaatgggttaaaagcccagaagaaaactataacctaattacatatggcttatgacatgatatgcaatgaaagatgagaaaatgggacataatttgctctgaaaaacctagttacctaatatgataccttacaaaatatgtaatacatgatgaaaaaatataccgcaagcgaacaattatttacactacaatagatagattttagaaaagttaagttttatcaacaatttaaagattaggaaaataagctactattttaacttccaaaattatttcagaaaaaatacaaatttaaatgactatggacaagattggttaagatatgcatcatagaagaaatttactgaacattacacaaagtcaggaaagaatcgaaatttgaaacgattaagggccaagaaaaataggctacaggaaagaaaaaagacacaattatgtactcttaccatacactgcgtagcgattatgctattctgaatcccggcataacacaggattcctaatcattatgtgctttctgatggtatttcttcatcatatattgattgattctcataattttacctgtacttatctcttcaagtttgaaacaccctttattgagatcatctcttactatgtaaggtccacgatatttaggacacagcttggcagaaaacttcttcagcttgctcgaaaaaatgtaatttcgaaTTACAACTAGATCATCAACCTTGAACTTATACTTGGGTTTATTATGCATATTCTGTTTGAATCTTCTGATGACacctctattctttattctgtacagtattcgtttgtttctgatactttcttcttcaagttcaaacttattttctacaGGATAATTGATATACTTAAAAACAAGATGTGCACACATCGGTTTTGTTgacatgttaattttatttatgtttttcctaacctcagttatagcagctgtattttcttgacaatctattttcaaagaggataataccttgatttccctgtctactttttcgtttaattctacaacctctttttcaacatgcttaatactttcattattttctacattgatagcatcttgtgtcatattttgttgctcaactatgatcttatttttatttactctttcaTTAACCTCATCGACcctatcagaaacttgaatgattttgttttgctttgatttttctacatctaacattgatatttcaagatcattagttttctgctgtagatgacctatttctttgtgatttttactcaatgtatcatttatctctttAATTTTCTGCTTTGTattaacctgctctagtcttatgctagcaaattcttgcttcatatcatcaaacctagcactttgatcttgtttcaaattatcaatcttagcattttgctcatcaatcttagcattttgctcatcaaatctagcattttgctcatcaaatctagcattttgctcatcaaacctttgtgttaagaacactataagattcagatcatttttagctcctaccatacttgtttcatttgatatttctactacttcctcatgaattgttacatttgaaactttttcacttacagctacactatcgtttgagtcattgtttaaggttaggtctgaatcttgagattcttcatctaagttttgattgttttcactgaataaaacttcattatttttattgttctccatcttgctactgcataaaaaatatttactcattagaacctgaactttctcgaaccgatttcccactcagcagcataTCCCATTCACAATCCAtgaagatatctatcctaccaataattttttataaccagggatatattttgtagttttggttccacaccagggcgtaccatttgccgtgctaccaatttatcctaaataggttgaatagcatttttcacctattaacctaaagaaagttatcggctccaaaatggtaaattcttgataaattttgaatggatctattgctaaTGAAtaggaaatccagttttcagagcaaatcaacttataatcttcataagaattttggcaatatacaacacaaatccacaaaacaatacctcacaacacttaaacatatagcatcattacaagctaaaatacttattcatttatatagttgaaaacaatggctataggcttgtagacacacaaatcaaattatacaaaattagaacaccataaaactgttcaaatctcaaattaaaacattataaatttcaattaaacagaaaaatattcagagagcacaaaacaatttccatagccagccaccatttttttgaGAAGGGCCTACAAAGGTAGCATTTTAGATGAAGCCAAAAACAGTGACAACGTTATGAATAtgtcatcaatattaaattccaaaaaaattataaattacaagtttagaatttacattttacatttgttctcaataaaactttatttcgaaactgttattttaaatttatttatcctctatgctatttataatgatctgttaattctgtttactctgtttcggtgattccatggaatgtgcaacacaattatttattataaattctcagttaaaagttgtccgcatatcgattactctgatattatttactatcaagttttatagatctcgaattgaagattcgattttaattgagaaaaaatgtaatattacaaataacattATAATCTTCCATTAATTTTATCTGGAATGGTcttttatatttgattattgatttcaGAGACTGCGATCCGTGGAAGATGAAAGGATGATGCGGAAATATTTGTCAGAAGGTGATCTGATCAGTGCTGAAGTTCAGAGCATATTCAGCGATGGAAGCTTAGCCTTGCACACAAGAAGTCTCAAATATGGCAAGGTAGTGGTTTTAAAATTTCTGTGTAGTTTTTAAAGTGATATTgtgaatgaaaatgaatgaaaatactggaatttgtttcaacaaattgtATATAACAAGAAAATAGTTTTGATTTTCACACCATCAtcggttgagttcaaagccactggtcaattcaatttatttcattccatcgggttttttttacgttcagtaaaaaacctgatcacagattagtgatcacagatgaaccacagaatggaaagtcggctagtatcttgacgccataatccgccatcttgaaagaaagtgtagcattgcagtacagcagtagttttaatttctaacaaggtgatgcagtcatgtgtcgtggtcttggtgcactaaaaaatcttgattagattgataccttccattttgtgtgtattctgtggctgaacggttaCTCATGAGTCATGACAGATGTTTCTcctgttgatcatattttgtaaacaaaactagaacttaacctatttcattgtaatcaattaaaatggaaaaccatcaggtgattggagttgttttaaatgctttgtaaaatatttaaaatgttattgaatttatgtaatcatgcattttgtgctcccaaatacattataatggagtccattatttgtaaacaacctcatattcagccatgtctgtgatctataatattacaaaaaaatatatatataatatctcgcgctaaaatacctcaatggaacctttaatttcaagtaagagctagcattaggaaggcataggtattgtgcgtttatacctcttcaaggtctttggtctaactgataagaaaaaaatacgtcatacccggttcgttcactgatcagttaatcgtacttttccaccgatggaaaagaacgtaaatagagtagctgaacgtaaacagacatggctgaatacgaggttgtttacaaataatggactccattataatgtatttgggagctgagaaatgcatgattacataaattcaataacatttaaatattttacaaagcattcaaaactactccaatcacctgatggttttttattttaattgattagaatgaaataggttaagttctagttttgtttacaaaatatgatcaacaggggaaacatctgtcatgactcatgagcaaccgttcaaccacagaatacacacaaaatggaaggtatcaatctaaccaagatttgagtgcaccaagaccacgacacatgactgcatcatcttgttagaaattaaaactactgctgtattacaatgttacacttttttttttaagatgGCGGATTATGGCGTCAGGATACTAACggactttccattctgtggttcatctgtgatcactaATCTGTGGTCAGGTTTTTTACTAAACGTAAAAAAacccgatggaattgatcagttgctttgaactcaaccaatgtTTAAGGAAacagtttataaataaatataattttattaccaTGAAACACACATGTTATGAGCAACGTCAAATTTACAATAagcactaaaataataaacctcattgcGGACCACTTCCTCATAGACTCTAAGATTAGTAGAAAAACTAATCTAGAAATAAAAACCTGGGCCTANNNNNNNNNNNNNNNNNNNNNNNNNNNNNNNNNNNNNNNNNNNNNNNNNNNNNNNNNNNNNNNNNNNNNNNNNNNNNNNNNNNNNNNNNNNNNNNNNNNNCAAAGTTaccttactcccttatttttgggtatttttcagaaatcaagataaatatcttaccaaatttcctacacaaatacagtgtaagttgtattataatagctacagtacatacACACTGTATAGTtgagtacagtacctgttcgtttttaccatataattatatgaaaatagaaagctttatgaaaaacagccataacttccttgttttcagATATTCTCAAAAAAGGGACTTACACGTTaatgaatttggggtcgctcaatccaaatccgaaatcagaatcttcctatcttcattttcaagtaagatagattttgagaaaaagtgatgaccAGAGAGACGTggaatcaccatgtgaaagcggCGATAtgtccgctagtatctcgatcAAATCaggtttctgcttgcctcgaggggagagcgtgacaaaaggaggttcctggctcgggatcaccatgtgaaagacacgattggactcaatgtacttcgacataaaaacgtgaacactgttcagtgttcaagttgcatgTCTCCTATCATGTGAAAGAGGccttactataatatttatactacccattcaaaaacataaaacatttttgaaaatgtatcttcccataagcaacagatgctccaTTGTAGCTTCTCATAAGCAaagtgttgcatccgaaaagatacacaaggagcatTTTGGAGTAAGGTCATTTTAGAATAACACAGTTAACAGTCCAGGTCCTGTACCTTTGCGTGCCTACCGGCTTGTACTTGGAAATTTTCAGTggaagcctatcagctgacattcgttcaacatgtcttttcattgttggtgatacgttgcaactctctcattcatgaagaatctctgtatgtagggagcttcctccgtCTAGGGATCTCTTAAGTACTACTGGAGCCTCATGTTTCTGTAAAAGTGGAAATATCACCCCGCGAGAACCATATCTTGCCAATATTTATGTCGGTTCAAAGCCACGGAAGCGAAACTACTGGACGCCTATTGTACATTATATCTACGAATATAAGATACTATTACTTCTCCCtcactaatttttgaataaattctacattAATTGCAATATAGTGATGATATTTGGAGCCTTGAAATAAGAGTTCActgttttcttcaatttctattgAAATTGATGTATGTTCCGACTTGGAATACATTGTATATCATATGCGTTCAATGCTCATCTGATTGGGATGAGTCGTCGTTCTGGTACAGGGGACACTTCAGGCTACTCATACTATAGGCAATCCCTCTTAATATCATTGTCAAATATAGGATCCTTGGGCGATCGAGACAATTTCAATAGCTAACTAACTCttcaagaaaattaatttttttttaatttaatggtCATAAATATGAAAAACGGTTCCATTTACTGTATAATagatgaaagaaatatttttttgtttatagcaTCTGCTAAATGTCCTACATTGAAGGACATGCAATTCTCAAGTTTCCTAGGACATTTTAATGCAGCATATTGATTGACTtttggggccggtttccgagctcgggatctatgaGCTCTGGACTTATAGAGtccaggactgaaataagcGCTCGGGTATAATCGTctttctgagtcacgggtttatcttctaaactccgggatCTATAAAGTGCTCGACATATTTGAGTGGGTAGCCATCTAGTTGTCACCCCGGCTACTTGACACCTGttcattttggccataggcgactacttgtaccctcgtaaaaatatgccattgccgtcaagttgtccccccgactacttgacagctactggaccaaaggtgccaactagtcatgacgtAAACGACAAcctgacacctcgcacccttgCGTCAGGGTGTCCCCTCGACTAGTTGACACCTCCTTAGAAAGAAGAAAAGTAGACAGGGATGGCTCGCGTCTACATGacaccttgcacgctggcgtcaagttgtcacctcgactacttgtcacctacagagCACCAGTTGGCACGACTTACACCCCCGCAGCGTATAGAGGAGGGATCAAGCAATTCTTATCATTGGTTATGATGTAGAATTGGATTCCAAGCACTTTtcgttcagtaacatttt
Coding sequences:
- the LOC120352319 gene encoding exosome complex component RRP4-like, whose translation is MESMDNISDSDRTIRLASQRVNLCLNTGNNPPHFYTPGQDIPLEGCMRGHGTYFDKNATTLKASVSGVLERVNQLILVKPLKSRYNGEVGDVVVGRIMEVQKKRWKVDTNSRLDAILQLSSVNLPGGELRLRSVEDERMMRKYLSEGDLISAEVQSIFSDGSLALHTRSLKYGKVVVLKFLCSF